One Rhizobium sp. NRK18 genomic window carries:
- a CDS encoding sulfotransferase family protein, producing MALQVIGAGFGRTGTWSTFAALNQLGFPCYHMQEVILNKANKGHLDFWHKVANSQPGTQFEWEQVFANYKATVDNPACCVWQELLVAYPDAKVILTLHPKGAEAWYDSTIDTIYFTETLWQFKVLEWLTPFGRKFGDMSRKLVWGRTLKGVMNDKARAIARYNAYIDEVKAAVPPEKLLVFKVSEGWGPLCRFLGVPEPQTPFPNLNDRASVKKVIADVIKGAYIMLGLSVAGIAAVLGLLIWMLS from the coding sequence ATGGCACTGCAAGTCATCGGGGCGGGCTTTGGCCGGACAGGCACATGGTCCACGTTCGCGGCACTCAATCAGCTCGGCTTTCCCTGTTATCACATGCAGGAAGTCATTCTGAACAAGGCCAACAAGGGACATCTGGACTTCTGGCACAAGGTTGCCAATTCGCAGCCGGGCACGCAGTTCGAATGGGAGCAGGTCTTTGCCAACTACAAGGCGACAGTCGACAACCCCGCCTGCTGTGTCTGGCAGGAGCTTCTTGTCGCCTACCCCGACGCCAAGGTCATCCTGACCCTGCATCCGAAAGGGGCGGAAGCCTGGTACGACAGCACCATCGATACGATCTACTTCACCGAGACACTCTGGCAGTTCAAGGTGCTGGAGTGGCTGACGCCTTTCGGCCGGAAGTTCGGCGACATGTCACGCAAACTGGTGTGGGGACGCACGCTGAAAGGCGTGATGAACGACAAGGCGAGAGCGATCGCGCGCTACAATGCCTACATCGACGAGGTGAAGGCCGCGGTGCCTCCGGAAAAGCTTCTGGTGTTCAAGGTGTCGGAGGGATGGGGCCCGCTCTGCAGGTTTCTAGGCGTGCCGGAGCCTCAGACCCCGTTTCCCAATCTCAACGATCGTGCCTCCGTCAAGAAGGTCATCGCCGACGTCATCAAGGGGGCCTACATCATGCTTGGCCTCAGCGTGGCGGGCATCGCCGCCGTTCTTGGCCTCCTGATATGGATGTTGTCCTGA
- a CDS encoding NAD(P)/FAD-dependent oxidoreductase codes for MTDIMEQAAGTVSTEIAIVGGGTIGMTIALRLRSEGREVAIIEPGDPGMGASYGNAGTIADYAIMPVGTPAVLKNLPSLLLDRDSPLAIRKAYLPMLFPWLLRFAWQSLPGNAARNTALIAGLLAGAAASWRELAAEIGGAGLIRENGALYLYSSKKDFLGARKDFALRRNHGVMQVLVGPDEVAALEPALPPIAGGGVHFRDAIHLADPGGMMRLLAAKLTAEGVPFLKARAETLTRVNGGVEISGGALRVRAKRVVLAAGAHSRALAAQAGSRVPLETERGYHLEYDMDDVPLTRPTCPTERGFYFIPMNGRLRVAGTVELGGTAAPPSPHRLAALERGARAVFPFLNDRTPDRTWMGFRPSMPDSVPVIGPSGGGDDVILAFGHGHIGLTLSPVTARLVSGLISRRGNGNDIAAYSPARF; via the coding sequence ATGACGGACATCATGGAACAGGCGGCAGGGACGGTATCGACGGAAATCGCCATCGTCGGCGGCGGCACGATCGGCATGACGATCGCACTCCGGCTGAGGAGCGAAGGCCGTGAGGTGGCGATCATCGAACCCGGCGATCCGGGCATGGGTGCCTCCTACGGCAATGCCGGAACGATCGCCGACTACGCGATCATGCCTGTCGGAACGCCGGCGGTCTTGAAGAACCTGCCGTCGCTGCTTTTGGACCGCGACAGTCCGCTCGCCATCCGCAAGGCCTATTTGCCCATGCTGTTTCCGTGGCTCCTGCGGTTTGCCTGGCAGTCGCTGCCGGGCAATGCGGCGCGCAACACGGCTCTCATTGCCGGCCTGCTTGCCGGTGCGGCCGCGTCGTGGCGGGAGCTGGCGGCGGAAATCGGCGGGGCTGGTCTCATTCGCGAGAACGGCGCGCTTTACCTCTATTCCTCGAAAAAGGACTTTCTGGGCGCGCGGAAGGATTTTGCGCTGCGGCGCAATCATGGCGTGATGCAGGTCCTTGTCGGCCCGGACGAAGTGGCGGCGCTCGAGCCGGCCCTGCCGCCGATTGCGGGCGGCGGCGTTCACTTTCGCGATGCGATCCATCTGGCCGATCCGGGCGGCATGATGCGGTTGCTCGCGGCGAAGCTGACGGCTGAGGGCGTGCCGTTCCTGAAAGCGAGGGCCGAGACGCTGACGCGGGTGAATGGTGGCGTCGAGATTTCGGGCGGTGCGCTGCGTGTAAGGGCGAAGCGCGTCGTTCTCGCCGCCGGCGCCCATTCGCGTGCGCTCGCCGCCCAGGCCGGCAGCCGTGTGCCGCTGGAGACCGAGCGCGGCTATCACCTCGAATACGACATGGACGATGTGCCGCTGACCCGGCCGACCTGCCCGACCGAGCGCGGCTTCTATTTCATTCCGATGAACGGCCGCTTGCGGGTGGCCGGGACGGTCGAGCTCGGCGGGACGGCCGCGCCGCCGAGCCCGCATCGCCTGGCGGCGCTGGAGCGCGGCGCGCGCGCGGTCTTTCCTTTCCTGAACGACAGGACGCCGGACCGGACCTGGATGGGCTTTCGGCCCTCCATGCCGGATTCCGTGCCCGTCATCGGTCCGTCCGGTGGCGGCGACGACGTCATTCTCGCCTTCGGCCATGGGCATATCGGGCTGACACTCTCTCCGGTCACCGCCCGCCTCGTTTCCGGTCTCATCTCGCGGCGCGGCAACGGCAACGACATCGCCGCCTATTCGCCGGCGCGGTTTTGA
- a CDS encoding DUF2325 domain-containing protein: protein MAKKIKKRDRSNQPQAQNEMSSTDRQGLGGRSFLYVGGRDCQVAHLRELAESYGAELLHHDGGLREAVSRIDTVLPSVDCVFCPVNCISHDACLRVKTGCKKFGKAFIPLRNGSKSSLERALADLHERDGLQ from the coding sequence ATGGCGAAGAAGATCAAGAAGCGCGACCGGAGCAATCAGCCACAGGCGCAAAATGAAATGTCTTCGACGGACCGCCAGGGGCTCGGCGGCCGTAGCTTCCTTTATGTCGGCGGCCGTGACTGTCAGGTTGCGCATCTCAGGGAGCTCGCGGAGAGCTACGGTGCCGAACTGCTCCACCACGACGGCGGTCTGCGCGAGGCGGTGTCCCGGATCGATACGGTGCTGCCGTCTGTCGACTGCGTCTTCTGCCCGGTCAACTGCATCAGCCATGACGCCTGCCTGCGGGTGAAAACCGGCTGCAAGAAATTCGGCAAGGCCTTCATTCCGCTTAGAAACGGCTCCAAATCCAGTCTGGAACGGGCACTCGCCGACCTGCATGAACGGGACGGACTGCAGTGA
- a CDS encoding LysR family transcriptional regulator, giving the protein MPVSPPRPKGPPLNALRAFEAAARLESFAEAAEELSVTPGAVSQHIRTLEDWTGADLFIRHAQGVRLTAVGKSLLPKFVAAFDHLGEAVRALQGIRPVTDIHIATMPSIAQLWLSPRLSGIRRHLTGIRLSVTALENAPNLKRELFDLSLFIRKPMGLPSETVLEEDLIFPVCAPSLAAQIARPEDLETVPLLFDRSWEEDWDLWLASAGLSFPGGPQGPRYSLYSLALEEAKAGAGVLMGHHALVAPAVASGQLTRLFDRSHLTGKALVLEALPEKTASPEAMTIVRLLRELGTA; this is encoded by the coding sequence ATGCCGGTCTCGCCTCCCCGTCCCAAGGGTCCGCCGCTCAACGCGCTCCGCGCCTTCGAGGCCGCCGCCCGGCTGGAAAGCTTTGCCGAAGCCGCCGAAGAGCTTTCGGTGACGCCGGGGGCGGTATCGCAGCACATCCGCACTCTGGAGGACTGGACCGGCGCCGACCTGTTCATCCGCCACGCACAAGGCGTACGGCTCACCGCGGTCGGCAAGTCGCTGCTGCCGAAATTCGTCGCCGCCTTCGATCACCTCGGCGAAGCCGTCAGGGCGCTGCAGGGCATCCGGCCGGTCACCGACATCCACATCGCCACGATGCCCAGCATCGCGCAGTTGTGGCTGTCGCCGCGGCTGAGCGGCATCCGTCGGCACCTGACCGGCATAAGGCTGTCGGTCACGGCGCTGGAAAACGCGCCGAACCTGAAGCGCGAGCTCTTCGACCTGTCGCTGTTCATCCGCAAACCCATGGGCCTGCCGTCGGAGACCGTGTTGGAAGAGGACCTGATCTTTCCGGTCTGCGCGCCGTCGCTGGCTGCCCAGATCGCCAGACCGGAAGACCTTGAGACGGTGCCGCTGCTGTTCGACCGATCGTGGGAGGAGGACTGGGACCTCTGGCTTGCGAGCGCAGGCCTGTCCTTTCCAGGCGGGCCACAAGGGCCGCGCTATTCGCTCTACAGCCTGGCGCTGGAAGAGGCCAAGGCCGGGGCCGGTGTGCTCATGGGCCACCACGCGCTTGTCGCCCCCGCCGTTGCATCGGGGCAGCTCACCCGCCTGTTCGACCGCAGCCACCTGACCGGCAAGGCGCTGGTCCTCGAAGCTCTGCCGGAAAAGACCGCCAGCCCCGAGGCGATGACAATTGTCCGTCTGCTGAGGGAGCTAGGCACAGCCTAA
- a CDS encoding GFA family protein produces the protein MHRGSCLCGAVRFEVAGALSAPDACHCSICRKQSGHYFASANVAKDSLTVAGEENVTWYQSSAKVRRGFCSVCGSSLFFDPPHRDWIAIAMGAFDGPTGTHLEMHIFVADKGDYYEIADGLPQNAQ, from the coding sequence ATGCATCGGGGTTCATGTCTGTGCGGCGCCGTCCGCTTCGAAGTCGCGGGAGCGCTGTCTGCGCCGGACGCCTGCCATTGTTCGATCTGCCGCAAGCAGTCCGGCCACTACTTCGCCTCCGCCAATGTGGCGAAGGATAGCCTGACAGTTGCGGGTGAAGAGAACGTCACATGGTATCAGTCGTCGGCAAAGGTGCGCCGCGGCTTCTGCTCGGTCTGCGGCTCATCGCTGTTCTTCGACCCACCGCACCGCGACTGGATCGCCATCGCCATGGGCGCTTTCGACGGACCGACCGGGACGCATCTGGAGATGCATATCTTCGTCGCCGACAAGGGCGATTATTACGAGATCGCCGACGGCCTGCCGCAGAACGCACAGTGA
- a CDS encoding DUF423 domain-containing protein, with protein sequence MPRLQNIILFLAGLTGLSGVALAAAATHLGDRYLLGNASLICLSHAPVLLGLVAVWTRVRTAPLAAVVLFVGILFFSGDLVARHFTNAALFPMAAPSGGVLMMAGWLLISLGAFFRTEPER encoded by the coding sequence TTGCCGAGACTCCAGAATATCATCCTGTTTCTTGCCGGACTGACGGGTCTTTCCGGCGTGGCTCTCGCCGCTGCCGCCACCCACCTTGGCGACCGATACCTGCTCGGCAACGCGTCCCTGATCTGCCTCAGTCACGCGCCGGTGCTGCTGGGCCTCGTGGCGGTGTGGACACGGGTTCGCACCGCCCCCCTGGCCGCGGTCGTTCTCTTCGTCGGAATCCTGTTCTTTTCGGGAGACCTCGTCGCCCGCCACTTCACCAACGCCGCCCTCTTCCCGATGGCGGCCCCGTCCGGTGGTGTCCTGATGATGGCGGGATGGCTGCTGATCAGCCTCGGCGCATTCTTCCGTACCGAGCCCGAGCGCTGA
- a CDS encoding antibiotic biosynthesis monooxygenase family protein, with protein sequence MYIAMNRFKVACGSETTFEDVWKNRESTLAGVPGFKEFRLLRGKTVTNEGYTLFASHSTWQSEADFVNWTKSENFRQAHKNAADHKDMYLGPPMFEGFTDVEGA encoded by the coding sequence GTGTACATTGCGATGAACCGCTTCAAGGTCGCTTGCGGCTCGGAGACCACATTCGAGGATGTGTGGAAAAACCGCGAGTCGACTCTGGCCGGTGTTCCGGGCTTCAAAGAGTTCCGGCTGCTGCGCGGTAAAACTGTCACAAACGAGGGATATACTCTATTCGCCTCCCATTCGACCTGGCAGAGTGAAGCGGATTTCGTCAACTGGACCAAGTCGGAAAATTTCCGGCAGGCCCATAAAAATGCCGCGGATCACAAGGATATGTATCTGGGGCCGCCGATGTTCGAGGGTTTCACGGACGTCGAGGGAGCATGA
- a CDS encoding NAD(P)-dependent oxidoreductase, whose amino-acid sequence MGRLDSGIAAGRLQPAEYETNFSDLHPRLDKHEALVASDRCYFCYDAPCMTACPTSIDIPMFIRQIGTGNAIGAAKTIFDQNILGGMCARVCPTETLCEEACVRNTAEEKPVEIGRLQRYATDAAMAEGKQFYTRAASTGKTVAVVGAGPAGLACAHRLAMHGHSVVVYEAKEKAGGLNEYGIASYKSTNGFAQKEVDYVLSIGGIEVRNGQMLGRDFSLSDLASDYDAVFLGMGLAGVNALGAEGEQAAGVADAVEFIAELRQSSDLSTLPVGRRVVVIGGGMTAIDAAVQAKLLGAEEVTICYRRGKENMNASEFEQDLAASKGVMIRHWLQPKTVIARDGKVAGIEVEYTELKDGRLSGTGETGVIACDQIFKAIGQTFEATGLGALKVESGRIAIDGEGRTSVAGVWAGGDCVKLGEDLTVTSVAQGRDAAESINKALAAGTVRASAVA is encoded by the coding sequence ATGGGACGACTGGATTCCGGCATAGCCGCCGGCAGGCTTCAGCCTGCCGAATACGAGACCAATTTTTCCGACCTGCATCCGCGCCTCGACAAGCATGAAGCGCTCGTCGCCTCCGACCGCTGCTACTTCTGCTACGACGCGCCGTGCATGACGGCCTGTCCCACCTCGATCGACATTCCGATGTTCATCCGCCAGATCGGAACCGGAAATGCGATCGGCGCGGCAAAGACCATCTTCGATCAGAACATCTTGGGCGGCATGTGCGCCCGCGTCTGTCCCACCGAAACGCTCTGCGAGGAAGCCTGTGTGCGCAACACGGCCGAGGAGAAGCCGGTCGAGATCGGCCGCCTGCAGCGCTATGCGACCGATGCAGCAATGGCGGAAGGCAAACAGTTCTACACCCGCGCCGCCTCGACCGGTAAGACGGTCGCCGTCGTCGGCGCCGGTCCCGCCGGTCTCGCCTGCGCCCATCGCCTCGCCATGCACGGCCATTCCGTCGTCGTCTACGAGGCGAAGGAAAAGGCTGGCGGCCTGAACGAATACGGCATCGCCAGCTATAAATCGACCAACGGCTTCGCCCAGAAGGAAGTCGACTACGTGCTGTCGATCGGCGGCATCGAAGTCAGGAACGGCCAGATGCTCGGCCGCGACTTCTCGCTCTCTGACCTTGCCTCTGATTATGACGCCGTCTTCCTCGGCATGGGTCTTGCCGGTGTCAACGCGCTCGGCGCCGAAGGCGAACAGGCGGCCGGCGTCGCCGACGCCGTCGAGTTCATCGCCGAACTGCGTCAGTCCTCCGACCTCTCCACCCTGCCCGTCGGCCGCCGCGTCGTCGTCATCGGCGGCGGCATGACCGCCATCGACGCCGCCGTCCAAGCCAAGCTGCTCGGCGCGGAGGAAGTCACCATCTGCTACCGCCGCGGCAAGGAGAACATGAACGCGTCCGAATTCGAACAGGATTTGGCCGCCTCCAAGGGAGTCATGATCCGCCACTGGCTGCAGCCCAAGACGGTGATCGCCAGGGATGGCAAGGTCGCCGGCATCGAAGTCGAGTACACCGAACTGAAGGACGGCAGGCTCTCCGGCACCGGCGAGACCGGCGTCATTGCCTGCGACCAGATCTTCAAGGCCATTGGCCAGACCTTCGAGGCGACCGGTCTCGGCGCCCTCAAGGTCGAAAGCGGACGCATCGCCATTGACGGCGAAGGCCGCACCTCCGTTGCCGGCGTGTGGGCCGGCGGCGACTGCGTGAAGCTTGGCGAAGACCTGACCGTGACCTCGGTCGCACAGGGACGCGACGCAGCAGAATCGATCAACAAGGCCCTGGCCGCCGGCACCGTCCGCGCCAGCGCCGTGGCTTGA
- a CDS encoding helix-turn-helix domain-containing protein, whose amino-acid sequence MDTQAVSARLRTAMETKRRRKLFAFSHELGVSPSTVTRWLQGQPISSDNLVRLAEALDISIDWLLMGKGDMSPTALPVSNELDALRRLPPDAKAALRDLFSRI is encoded by the coding sequence ATGGACACCCAAGCTGTCAGCGCGCGTCTGCGCACCGCGATGGAAACAAAGCGGCGGCGCAAGCTCTTTGCGTTTTCGCATGAGCTCGGCGTGAGCCCGAGCACCGTCACAAGATGGCTGCAGGGACAGCCGATAAGCTCGGACAATCTCGTCCGGCTCGCGGAAGCGCTCGACATTTCGATCGACTGGTTGCTGATGGGCAAGGGCGACATGTCGCCGACAGCCCTGCCTGTATCAAACGAGCTCGACGCCCTGCGGCGACTGCCGCCGGATGCAAAGGCCGCATTGCGAGACCTGTTCAGCAGGATCTAG
- the glyA gene encoding serine hydroxymethyltransferase, with translation MTLSRRNWVPEQCETRVLEIAGEVAEQASGDVLARVEALAERNREIHEKECFNLNPATNVMNPKAEALLASGIGTRPSLGYPGDKYEMGLEAIEEIEVIAAELAAEVFDAKYAEIRVPSGALANLFGFMATCKPGDTIIAPPASIGGHVTHHIAGCAGLYGLRTVPAPVRADGYTVDVDGLRALARSERPRLITVGGSLNLFEHPVAEVRAIADEVGAKVMFDAAHQCGIIAGKAWTNPLDAGAHFMTMSTYKSLGGPAGGLIVTNEAEIAKALDAIAFPGMTANFDAAKSAALAVTMLDWRDFGQAYAAEMIRMSMALAESLAQEGLPVFAGADGYTRSHQFAIEAAEFGGGQAASKTLRRAGFLACGIGLPIADVKGDMNGLRIGTPELTRWGMTAADAPRLAKLIAAGLKRNDPEALAPEVAEWRRTFDTVHFVN, from the coding sequence ATGACATTGTCCCGCAGAAACTGGGTTCCCGAACAGTGTGAAACGCGCGTGCTGGAGATTGCCGGCGAGGTTGCCGAGCAGGCGTCCGGCGACGTGCTCGCCCGCGTCGAAGCGCTGGCGGAGCGCAACCGCGAGATCCACGAGAAGGAATGCTTCAATCTCAACCCGGCGACCAACGTCATGAACCCCAAGGCCGAGGCGCTGCTGGCTTCGGGCATCGGCACGCGCCCTTCGCTCGGCTATCCCGGCGACAAGTATGAGATGGGGCTGGAGGCGATCGAGGAGATCGAAGTGATCGCCGCCGAACTGGCGGCGGAAGTGTTCGACGCGAAATATGCGGAAATCCGCGTGCCGTCGGGCGCGCTCGCCAATCTCTTCGGCTTCATGGCGACCTGCAAGCCGGGCGACACGATCATCGCGCCGCCGGCCTCGATCGGCGGTCATGTGACGCATCACATTGCCGGCTGCGCCGGTCTCTACGGCCTGCGCACCGTTCCGGCACCCGTCCGTGCCGACGGCTATACCGTGGATGTCGATGGCTTGCGTGCGCTTGCCCGCAGCGAGCGGCCGCGCCTGATCACGGTCGGCGGCAGCCTCAACCTGTTCGAGCATCCGGTTGCCGAAGTGCGGGCGATTGCCGACGAGGTCGGCGCCAAGGTGATGTTCGATGCCGCCCATCAGTGCGGGATTATTGCCGGCAAGGCGTGGACGAACCCGCTGGATGCGGGCGCGCATTTCATGACGATGAGCACGTACAAGAGCCTCGGCGGCCCGGCCGGCGGGCTGATCGTCACCAACGAGGCGGAGATTGCCAAGGCGCTCGACGCTATCGCCTTCCCGGGCATGACCGCCAATTTCGATGCGGCCAAGTCGGCGGCGCTCGCCGTCACCATGCTCGACTGGCGCGATTTCGGTCAGGCTTACGCAGCGGAAATGATCCGCATGTCGATGGCGCTCGCCGAATCCCTGGCCCAGGAAGGCCTGCCGGTCTTTGCCGGCGCGGACGGCTATACCCGGTCCCACCAGTTCGCCATCGAGGCGGCTGAGTTCGGCGGCGGGCAGGCGGCGTCGAAGACGCTGCGCCGCGCCGGCTTCCTCGCCTGCGGCATCGGCCTGCCGATCGCGGACGTCAAGGGTGACATGAACGGTCTTCGCATCGGCACGCCGGAACTCACGCGCTGGGGCATGACGGCGGCCGACGCGCCGCGGCTTGCCAAGCTGATCGCCGCCGGCCTGAAGCGCAATGACCCGGAGGCGCTTGCGCCCGAGGTTGCCGAATGGCGCCGGACATTCGATACCGTGCACTTCGTCAACTAA
- a CDS encoding VOC family protein: MTTDSSISDDCLAEVLPVLPSLDLGVTLAFYRDKLGFERVPNDETSYLIIRRGCMELHFWLVDDPKLCENSCVCMRGSGIKRLYQEFRDAGLDQLSPLCEHQPNVEEFFVHDPHWNLLRFSSASRPGPSSAG; encoded by the coding sequence TTGACCACAGATTCTTCTATAAGCGACGACTGTCTGGCGGAGGTTCTGCCGGTCCTGCCGTCGCTGGACCTGGGCGTCACGCTTGCATTCTATCGCGACAAGCTCGGGTTCGAGCGGGTGCCGAATGACGAGACGTCCTACCTGATCATTCGTCGCGGCTGCATGGAGTTGCATTTCTGGCTGGTTGACGACCCCAAACTCTGCGAAAACTCGTGCGTCTGCATGCGCGGCAGCGGCATAAAGAGGCTTTACCAGGAATTCCGCGACGCGGGCCTCGACCAGCTCAGTCCGTTGTGCGAACACCAGCCGAACGTGGAGGAATTCTTCGTTCACGATCCGCACTGGAACCTGCTGCGCTTCAGCAGCGCTTCCCGGCCGGGCCCATCTTCCGCCGGATGA
- the preA gene encoding NAD-dependent dihydropyrimidine dehydrogenase subunit PreA — protein sequence MADLRTNFVGIKSPNPFWLASAPPTDKAYNVERAFKAGWGGVVWKTLGSEGPPVVNVNGPRYGAIWGADRRLLGLNNIELITDRDLYVNLREMKEVKMKWPDRALVASIMVPCVEEEWKAILPLVEETGADGIELNFGCPHGMSERGMGAAVGQVPEYIEMVVRWCKQYTRMPVITKLTPNITDIRKPARAAKAGGTDAVSLINTINSIVSVDLDNMAPSPTVGGKGTHGGYCGPAVKPIALNMVAEIARDPETYGLPISGIGGITTWRDAAEFMALGSGTVQVCTAAMTYGFKIVEEMITGLSDWMDDKGYATLDDLVGRAVPNVTDWQYLNLNYIAKARIDQDQCIKCGRCHIACEDTSHQAITALVDGARKFEVMEDECVGCNLCVNVCPVEGCITMVPLAAGAMDERTGKPVDPNYANWTTHPNNPMARQAAE from the coding sequence ATGGCTGATCTTCGCACGAACTTCGTCGGCATCAAATCGCCGAACCCCTTCTGGCTCGCCTCCGCGCCGCCGACCGACAAGGCCTACAATGTCGAGCGCGCCTTCAAGGCGGGCTGGGGCGGCGTGGTCTGGAAGACGCTCGGCTCGGAAGGCCCTCCGGTCGTCAACGTCAACGGCCCGCGCTACGGCGCCATCTGGGGCGCCGACCGCCGCCTTCTCGGCCTCAACAACATCGAACTCATCACCGACCGGGACCTATACGTGAACCTGCGGGAGATGAAAGAGGTCAAGATGAAATGGCCGGACCGGGCGCTGGTTGCCTCGATCATGGTCCCCTGCGTCGAGGAGGAGTGGAAGGCGATCCTGCCGCTCGTCGAGGAAACCGGCGCCGACGGCATCGAGTTGAACTTCGGCTGTCCGCACGGCATGTCCGAGCGCGGCATGGGTGCTGCAGTTGGTCAGGTGCCGGAATATATCGAGATGGTCGTGCGCTGGTGCAAGCAGTACACCCGCATGCCGGTCATCACCAAGCTGACGCCGAACATCACGGATATCCGCAAGCCGGCCCGTGCGGCAAAGGCAGGCGGCACCGACGCCGTTTCGCTGATCAACACCATCAACTCGATCGTGTCCGTCGATCTCGACAACATGGCCCCCTCGCCCACCGTCGGCGGCAAGGGTACCCATGGCGGCTATTGCGGCCCGGCGGTCAAGCCGATCGCGCTCAACATGGTCGCCGAGATCGCCCGCGATCCGGAAACATACGGCCTACCGATCTCCGGCATCGGCGGCATCACCACCTGGCGCGATGCGGCCGAATTCATGGCGCTCGGCTCCGGTACCGTCCAAGTCTGCACGGCGGCGATGACCTACGGGTTCAAGATCGTCGAAGAGATGATCACCGGCCTGTCCGACTGGATGGACGATAAAGGCTACGCGACGCTCGACGACCTCGTCGGCCGCGCCGTCCCAAACGTGACCGACTGGCAGTATCTCAACCTCAACTACATCGCCAAGGCGCGCATCGATCAGGACCAGTGCATCAAGTGCGGTCGCTGTCACATCGCCTGCGAGGATACCTCGCACCAGGCGATCACGGCCCTCGTCGACGGCGCCCGAAAGTTCGAGGTCATGGAAGACGAATGCGTCGGCTGCAACCTCTGCGTCAACGTTTGTCCCGTTGAGGGATGCATCACCATGGTGCCGCTCGCAGCCGGCGCGATGGACGAGCGCACCGGCAAGCCCGTCGACCCGAACTACGCCAACTGGACGACCCATCCCAACAACCCGATGGCAAGGCAGGCGGCGGAATAA
- a CDS encoding globin yields the protein MSNETITLYEAIGGDATVKALARRFYELMDALPEAARCRAIHPADLSGSEQKLYDYLTGYLGGPPVYVEKHGHPMLRRRHFMAEIGPQERDEWLLCFRRAMDETIENEKLRAIIWPPIERLAHHMQNRE from the coding sequence ATGAGCAACGAAACGATCACGCTTTACGAGGCCATCGGTGGCGATGCCACCGTCAAGGCCCTCGCCCGCCGCTTCTACGAACTGATGGACGCATTGCCGGAGGCCGCCCGCTGCCGGGCCATTCATCCGGCCGATCTTTCCGGCTCCGAACAGAAGCTTTACGATTACCTGACCGGCTATCTCGGCGGGCCGCCCGTCTACGTCGAGAAGCACGGGCATCCGATGCTCCGCCGCAGGCACTTCATGGCCGAGATCGGACCGCAGGAGCGGGACGAATGGCTGTTGTGCTTCCGCCGTGCCATGGATGAAACGATCGAGAACGAGAAGCTCAGGGCGATCATCTGGCCGCCGATCGAACGCCTCGCCCACCATATGCAGAACCGGGAATAA